A part of Mycolicibacterium sp. TUM20985 genomic DNA contains:
- a CDS encoding Trm112 family protein, which produces MLDQRLRSLLVCPQDRGPLLLIDDEALYNPRLRLFYRIQDGIPVLLIDEAVTISDDAEHAALMERAEP; this is translated from the coding sequence ATGCTCGATCAACGTCTACGCAGCCTCCTGGTGTGCCCGCAGGATCGCGGGCCCCTACTCCTGATCGACGACGAAGCGCTATACAACCCGCGCTTGCGCCTGTTCTACCGAATCCAGGACGGTATCCCCGTCCTGCTGATCGACGAGGCCGTGACCATCAGCGACGACGCCGAACACGCGGCATTGATGGAACGCGCCGAACCCTAG
- a CDS encoding acyl-CoA synthetase: MDLSPITGPVGRLVATAQNGLEVLRYGGLETGAVPSPFQIVESVPMYRLRRYFPPDSRPGATPPGPPVLMVHPMMMSADMWDVTRDEGAVGILHEAGIDPWVIDFGSPDQIEGGMQRNLSDHIIALSEAIDTVRKITDRDVHVAGYSQGGMFAYQTAAYRRSKDLASIVAFGSPVDTLAALPMNLPAGLAVGAADFMADHVFSRLDIPGWLARTGFQLLDPIKTAQSRVDFVRQLHDREALLPREQQRRFLASDGYIAWSGPAIAELLKQFISHNRMMSGGFAIRGELVTLSDIECPVLAVVGEVDDIGQPASVRGIKRASPRADVYEYLIRSGHFGLVVGSKAATQTWPTVAAWVKWLTGDGEQPADVVPMALQPEQSNESGVALGARLVHGAGAAAEMSFGVARAAAGTLLAANKSARALIAETARTLPRLARLGQVNDHTRISLGRIMTEQARATPDGEFLLFDGRVHTYEAVDRRINNVVRGLIDVGVRQGAHVGVLMETRPSALVAIAALSRLGAVAVLMPPDADLTEAARLGSVSDVIADPLHLEAAKKLPLRVLVLGGGEARDLDLGADDDVVDMEKIDPDVVALPGWYRPNPGYARDLAYVAFATVGGELVPRQITNFRWALSAIGTASAANLGSGDTVYCLTPLHHQSGLLVSLGGAVVGGTRIALSRGLRPDRFVHELRQYGVTVVSYTWAMLREVIDDPAFMLNGDHPVRLFIGSGMPTGLWKRVEEEFAPAHIVEFFATTDGQAVLANVSAAKIGSEGRPLPGGGQIALAAYDPDDDLILEDDRGFVALAGTNEVGVLLAHPRGPVDPTASIKRGVFAPNDLWVSTEYLFRRDEDGDYWLVDNRGTVIRTDRGPVFSAAVNDTVGRIGAVDLAVTYRVAVGDRELAVSAVVLRPGGSVPTADLNEALARLPVGAAPDFVHVVPEMKLSATYRPLLGPLRSAGIPKPSRHAWYRDADTGTYKRLTAAVRAEITQAAPEE, translated from the coding sequence GTGGACCTTTCGCCCATCACCGGGCCCGTGGGGCGTTTGGTGGCGACGGCACAGAACGGTCTCGAAGTCCTTCGGTACGGCGGCCTCGAGACCGGTGCGGTGCCCTCGCCCTTCCAGATCGTCGAGAGCGTCCCCATGTATCGGCTGCGCCGGTACTTTCCGCCCGACAGCAGGCCGGGCGCCACGCCGCCCGGTCCGCCGGTGCTGATGGTGCATCCGATGATGATGTCGGCCGACATGTGGGACGTCACCCGCGACGAGGGTGCGGTCGGCATCCTCCACGAGGCGGGTATCGACCCCTGGGTGATCGACTTCGGCTCGCCCGATCAGATCGAGGGCGGGATGCAGCGCAACCTCTCCGATCACATCATCGCCCTGAGCGAAGCCATCGACACGGTGAGGAAGATCACCGATCGGGACGTCCACGTGGCCGGCTACTCGCAGGGCGGGATGTTCGCCTACCAGACGGCCGCCTACCGACGGTCCAAGGATCTCGCGAGCATCGTCGCGTTCGGATCGCCCGTCGACACCCTGGCCGCCCTGCCCATGAACCTTCCCGCCGGATTGGCCGTCGGGGCGGCGGACTTCATGGCCGACCACGTCTTCAGTCGCCTCGACATCCCCGGCTGGCTGGCCCGCACGGGCTTTCAGCTGCTCGACCCGATCAAGACCGCCCAGTCGCGGGTGGACTTCGTCCGTCAGTTGCACGATCGCGAGGCCCTGCTGCCCCGCGAGCAGCAACGCCGATTCCTCGCCTCCGACGGCTACATCGCGTGGTCGGGCCCCGCCATCGCCGAGCTGCTCAAGCAGTTCATCTCCCACAACCGGATGATGAGCGGCGGCTTCGCGATTCGCGGCGAACTCGTCACGCTCAGTGACATCGAATGCCCCGTCCTCGCGGTCGTCGGTGAGGTCGACGACATCGGCCAGCCCGCCTCGGTGCGTGGCATCAAGCGGGCGTCACCGAGGGCTGACGTCTACGAATACCTCATCCGCTCAGGCCATTTCGGCCTCGTCGTCGGATCGAAGGCGGCTACGCAGACGTGGCCGACGGTGGCGGCGTGGGTGAAGTGGCTCACCGGCGACGGCGAGCAGCCCGCCGACGTCGTTCCGATGGCGTTGCAGCCCGAGCAGAGCAACGAGTCGGGCGTCGCACTGGGCGCCCGCCTCGTCCACGGGGCGGGTGCGGCGGCGGAGATGTCGTTCGGCGTGGCGCGCGCCGCGGCGGGCACGTTGCTGGCCGCCAACAAGTCAGCGCGTGCCCTGATCGCCGAGACCGCCCGCACCCTGCCGCGGTTGGCCCGCCTGGGTCAGGTCAACGACCACACCCGAATCTCGCTCGGGCGCATCATGACCGAGCAGGCGCGGGCGACCCCGGACGGCGAGTTCCTGCTGTTCGACGGGCGCGTGCACACCTACGAGGCGGTCGATCGCCGCATCAACAACGTCGTCCGAGGTCTCATCGACGTCGGCGTGCGGCAGGGCGCCCACGTGGGCGTGCTGATGGAGACCAGGCCCAGCGCGCTGGTCGCGATCGCTGCGCTGTCGCGACTCGGCGCGGTCGCCGTGCTGATGCCACCCGACGCCGACCTGACAGAGGCGGCCCGGCTCGGCTCGGTCTCCGACGTGATCGCCGATCCGCTTCACCTCGAGGCGGCCAAGAAGCTCCCGTTGCGGGTTCTGGTCCTCGGCGGCGGCGAGGCGCGCGACCTGGACCTCGGAGCCGATGATGACGTCGTCGACATGGAGAAGATCGACCCCGACGTCGTCGCGCTCCCCGGCTGGTATCGGCCCAACCCCGGCTACGCCAGGGACCTGGCCTACGTGGCCTTCGCGACGGTGGGCGGTGAGCTGGTCCCTCGTCAGATCACGAACTTCCGGTGGGCCCTCTCGGCCATCGGCACGGCGTCGGCGGCCAATCTTGGCTCTGGGGACACGGTGTACTGCCTGACTCCGCTGCATCATCAGTCCGGGCTTCTCGTCAGCCTGGGCGGCGCGGTGGTCGGCGGTACGCGCATCGCCTTGTCGCGGGGTCTGCGTCCAGACCGCTTCGTCCACGAGCTGCGGCAGTACGGCGTGACCGTGGTGTCCTACACGTGGGCGATGCTTCGCGAGGTGATCGACGACCCGGCGTTCATGCTCAACGGCGACCATCCGGTCCGGTTGTTCATCGGGTCCGGCATGCCGACCGGGCTGTGGAAGCGCGTCGAGGAGGAGTTCGCCCCAGCCCACATCGTCGAGTTCTTCGCCACCACCGACGGACAGGCCGTGCTGGCCAACGTCTCGGCTGCCAAGATCGGCAGTGAGGGCAGACCGCTGCCGGGTGGCGGACAGATCGCGCTCGCCGCGTATGACCCCGACGATGACCTCATCCTCGAAGACGACCGCGGCTTCGTCGCACTGGCGGGGACCAACGAGGTCGGCGTGCTGCTGGCCCACCCGCGAGGGCCCGTCGATCCGACGGCGTCGATCAAGCGTGGCGTGTTCGCACCCAACGACCTGTGGGTGTCGACGGAGTACCTGTTCCGACGCGACGAGGACGGCGACTACTGGCTGGTCGACAACCGGGGGACGGTCATCCGCACAGATCGCGGCCCGGTGTTCAGCGCTGCGGTCAACGACACCGTCGGACGTATCGGCGCGGTCGATCTGGCGGTGACGTATCGGGTGGCCGTCGGCGACCGCGAGCTCGCGGTGTCGGCGGTGGTGCTGAGGCCCGGGGGCAGCGTGCCGACGGCTGACCTGAACGAGGCGCTCGCCAGGCTGCCCGTGGGTGCGGCCCCGGACTTCGTCCACGTCGTGCCGGAGATGAAGCTGAGCGCGACGTACCGGCCGCTGCTCGGCCCGTTGCGGTCGGCCGGCATCCCGAAACCGTCCCGTCATGCCTGGTATCGCGACGCCGACACCGGAACCTACAAACGACTGACGGCTGCCGTGCGTGCCGAGATCACCCAGGCGGCACCCGAGGAGTGA